From the unidentified bacterial endosymbiont genome, one window contains:
- a CDS encoding inositol phosphate phosphatase SopB, with product MKITGSYDFNHPKLLVMDDENFGAGHKTSHIMSKCTSGCGLLAKIKTIFSKLLGIRNVPSAMASPKKKVSSAFICELKVNPKFRLAAENSEQPPATQTLFKLYQLQQLMVKSTINILQENHKGYDVTFLQKLSTSLQAHQFSEDRLANPQEIASTHGLKKQLQRIIKQALIQDGIKGRQADRQSKVLYHNGMKNLLNNQQWKVLTTQFEHKGHKYKSVQIPAGQMKLGSMDIFAHTYNNKGVSSKSTQEKEHAVNLWISETFASSREETLLFKGIRHGILSPFGLDQNSPERNEGAENRAREVICAALYAKPELLANALKGETVPLRLVSTSLVTASMFFEKRMLDEQMNVWHKLASEKPLVLQIRDEHATLRKIQIDLDVATFNFGVNELSLKLKLGNRYADGYNATAFNRLLGHDMSPGAEPGGWVGEYLQQKPHNAALVRHLSAQLQTIWRNRSHHSDNNEPYKAAKRVALLTHEIGITPCWNCKSGKDRTGVLDIELKHGAIIHHQQQMLGSPGSKPSHDDKLLLEKLYQHSGNLNVQEFNTGAPGNKVAREIPIIGLSNAARIGNRDTWHVTRGLSSVV from the coding sequence ATGAAAATCACCGGAAGCTACGATTTTAATCACCCAAAGCTGCTCGTTATGGACGATGAAAACTTTGGCGCCGGGCATAAAACGTCCCACATAATGAGCAAGTGCACATCAGGTTGCGGCTTACTCGCCAAAATCAAAACGATATTTTCAAAACTGCTCGGCATCAGAAATGTGCCGTCCGCGATGGCATCGCCAAAGAAGAAAGTATCTTCTGCCTTTATTTGCGAACTAAAGGTTAATCCAAAATTCCGACTGGCAGCAGAGAATTCTGAACAACCGCCAGCAACGCAAACATTGTTTAAATTGTACCAGCTTCAACAGCTTATGGTTAAGTCGACCATTAACATTCTGCAGGAAAATCATAAGGGCTATGATGTAACGTTTCTGCAGAAACTATCAACGTCGTTACAGGCCCATCAATTCAGTGAAGATCGCCTGGCGAATCCTCAGGAAATAGCATCAACACACGGGCTTAAAAAGCAACTGCAACGCATCATCAAACAGGCGCTCATTCAGGACGGAATAAAAGGAAGGCAAGCCGACAGGCAATCCAAAGTTTTATATCACAATGGAATGAAAAATCTGCTTAATAATCAGCAGTGGAAAGTGCTCACAACGCAATTCGAGCATAAAGGCCATAAATATAAAAGTGTTCAGATACCCGCCGGGCAGATGAAACTTGGCAGCATGGACATCTTTGCCCACACTTATAATAACAAAGGGGTTTCCAGCAAATCCACTCAGGAAAAGGAGCATGCCGTTAATCTTTGGATATCCGAAACGTTTGCTTCCTCCAGGGAAGAAACGCTGCTTTTCAAAGGTATCAGGCATGGAATTCTGTCGCCATTTGGTCTTGATCAAAACAGCCCCGAGCGTAATGAAGGCGCTGAAAACCGTGCAAGGGAGGTGATTTGTGCAGCCCTGTACGCAAAACCAGAATTGCTGGCTAACGCGCTTAAGGGGGAAACCGTTCCATTACGCCTCGTGTCTACATCCCTGGTGACTGCCAGCATGTTCTTTGAAAAAAGAATGCTGGATGAGCAGATGAACGTCTGGCATAAACTCGCCAGTGAAAAGCCTTTAGTTCTGCAGATACGTGACGAGCACGCTACCTTGCGTAAGATCCAAATCGATTTGGATGTTGCAACGTTTAACTTCGGGGTCAATGAATTATCGCTAAAGCTGAAACTGGGTAATAGGTACGCCGACGGCTACAATGCCACCGCATTTAATCGGCTGCTTGGTCACGATATGTCTCCGGGGGCAGAGCCCGGCGGCTGGGTGGGGGAATATTTACAACAAAAACCGCACAACGCTGCGTTGGTCAGGCATCTTAGTGCGCAGCTTCAAACGATCTGGCGGAACCGTTCACATCATTCCGATAATAATGAGCCCTACAAGGCGGCAAAACGTGTTGCCTTGCTCACCCACGAGATCGGCATAACGCCGTGCTGGAATTGTAAAAGCGGTAAGGACAGAACGGGTGTCCTGGATATTGAACTAAAACATGGCGCGATTATCCATCATCAGCAACAGATGCTGGGCTCGCCAGGCAGTAAGCCAAGCCATGACGATAAACTGCTGCTGGAAAAATTATATCAGCATAGCGGCAACCTCAATGTTCAGGAATTTAACACGGGTGCCCCCGGTAATAAGGTTGCAAGAGAGATACCGATAATCGGTCTTTCCAACGCAGCGCGAATTGGTAACCGCGACACATGGCATGTCACACGGGGATTATCCTCGGTTGTTTGA
- a CDS encoding SpaN/EivJ family type III secretion system needle length determinant: MAKVTNTSPIFVAKITEGLSSLDSRVKAQKKKLAEMDTSGMLNAHAGHAVISQTSVPLPIKWGGGLSLTPDKNPSGAYRSEALTSQLLTAKPWGEQPAANALQHAGRNTASVAHVNKGMMPAENIGHYPPHSMEKAGREQQILTGLNRAVHITASAGMPGNYPERAGRELAVPGALSSDKKASMETAVNTLDEKNYRGESKLKSHETKPVNQEKVPETRMAAPADLTAASRMPDMKMPQPEATRPALAQQQYFAQVKSNAANTSSAHNLQYNFSQWGSDHHVAISMANPGSTSTFHPSDTVVHQRMTANQWDDKAQQNRWTMSDADEQGGAQDQSSHQRDEGES; encoded by the coding sequence GTGGCAAAGGTAACTAACACATCACCAATTTTCGTCGCGAAAATTACCGAAGGGTTAAGCTCTTTAGATAGCAGAGTGAAAGCGCAGAAGAAAAAATTGGCCGAAATGGATACGAGTGGGATGCTGAATGCTCACGCCGGACATGCCGTTATCAGCCAAACCTCTGTGCCACTGCCGATCAAGTGGGGGGGCGGATTGTCTCTTACTCCGGATAAAAACCCATCCGGCGCATACCGCAGTGAAGCGCTAACGAGCCAACTGCTGACGGCAAAACCGTGGGGCGAACAACCGGCCGCCAATGCACTCCAGCACGCGGGGCGCAACACAGCCAGCGTAGCCCATGTTAATAAGGGGATGATGCCGGCGGAAAATATCGGCCACTATCCACCACACTCGATGGAGAAAGCGGGGCGCGAGCAACAGATCCTCACTGGATTAAACCGTGCAGTACACATCACCGCGAGCGCTGGCATGCCGGGGAATTATCCAGAACGCGCCGGGCGTGAACTTGCCGTACCGGGCGCACTGTCGTCCGACAAAAAAGCCAGCATGGAAACAGCGGTAAATACTCTGGACGAAAAAAACTATCGTGGTGAATCTAAACTGAAGAGCCATGAAACGAAGCCTGTTAATCAGGAAAAAGTGCCTGAAACCCGGATGGCCGCGCCTGCAGACCTCACCGCGGCATCGCGCATGCCCGATATGAAAATGCCGCAGCCCGAAGCAACCAGACCGGCCCTTGCTCAGCAGCAATACTTTGCGCAGGTGAAAAGCAACGCAGCAAACACCAGCAGCGCCCATAACCTGCAGTACAACTTTTCTCAATGGGGCAGCGATCATCATGTCGCGATCTCAATGGCGAATCCGGGAAGCACCAGCACTTTCCATCCCTCGGATACTGTCGTGCACCAGAGGATGACGGCTAACCAGTGGGATGATAAGGCACAGCAAAATCGCTGGACCATGTCTGATGCTGACGAGCAGGGTGGCGCTCAGGATCAATCTTCTCATCAGCGTGATGAGGGTGAATCGTGA
- the iagB gene encoding type III secretion system invasion protein IagB, with product MKVWVLIFFGFFATRPAWADCWDHAERSFGIEARLLNAIAQVESGMNPVAVGKNRNGTYDYGLMQINSIHLPSLRKLGIDADVLKQDPCTSVLVGASILADMMKIYGYSWEAVGAYNAGTAKNRHHLRMRYANKVWRIYQQDRPDVA from the coding sequence GTGAAAGTGTGGGTCTTAATATTTTTTGGATTTTTTGCAACCCGGCCAGCATGGGCCGACTGCTGGGATCATGCCGAACGAAGTTTTGGAATCGAAGCCCGGCTGCTTAACGCCATAGCGCAGGTTGAGTCTGGAATGAATCCTGTTGCCGTCGGCAAAAACAGAAATGGCACTTACGATTATGGATTGATGCAAATTAACAGTATCCATCTCCCTTCGCTACGTAAACTGGGGATTGATGCCGATGTGCTGAAACAGGATCCCTGTACGTCTGTGCTGGTGGGCGCATCAATACTGGCGGATATGATGAAAATCTATGGTTATAGCTGGGAGGCCGTTGGTGCATATAATGCTGGCACCGCCAAGAATCGCCATCATTTAAGAATGCGGTATGCGAATAAAGTCTGGCGCATCTATCAGCAAGACCGGCCAGACGTGGCTTAA
- the sctN gene encoding type III secretion system ATPase SctN produces MNRASLLRYQAHPRVISGSLVEAVLNGCVIGEICEIRRSWRDNTVVARAQVIGFSHDSTLLSLIGTAQGLSREAVISPTGCVLSIPVSKDLLGCVIDPSGEITERIAGNGTGGVGEMRVVNASPPNYRERQGIHAPFITGIRAIDGLITCGIGQRLGIFASAGCGKTTLMQMLIEQSDADVFVVALIGERGREVTEFVESLKKSKRSDNCILVYATSDYSSVDRCNAALVASTIAEFFRDQGKNVVLVLDSITRYARALRDVALAAGEPPARRGYPASVFEALPRVLERPGSTQRGSITAFYTILLENDDDPDPIAEEIRSILDGHIYLSRQLAAKNHYPAIDILRSLSRVASEVCEKEHLACAGEIRRIMAKIEELQIFVDLGEYKSGEDEQNDRAMFKKEDIFNWLSQPVSDHSDFTTTLREMERLAT; encoded by the coding sequence ATGAACCGCGCGTCGCTATTACGTTATCAGGCGCATCCGCGCGTTATATCGGGCTCACTTGTTGAGGCCGTCCTAAATGGCTGTGTGATTGGCGAAATTTGCGAAATCAGACGCAGCTGGAGGGACAATACCGTCGTCGCGCGCGCGCAAGTCATTGGCTTTTCGCACGACAGCACGCTTCTGAGCCTGATTGGCACGGCTCAGGGGCTGTCGCGAGAGGCGGTTATCAGCCCCACCGGATGTGTATTGTCTATTCCCGTTTCTAAAGATCTGCTGGGTTGCGTCATTGACCCTTCCGGTGAAATTACGGAGCGCATAGCCGGGAACGGTACAGGCGGAGTGGGCGAAATGCGTGTGGTAAATGCATCACCGCCAAACTATCGCGAGCGCCAGGGGATCCACGCGCCGTTCATCACCGGGATCCGCGCCATAGACGGCTTAATTACCTGCGGCATTGGGCAGCGACTGGGCATTTTTGCCTCGGCGGGCTGTGGGAAAACGACGCTGATGCAAATGCTTATTGAGCAAAGTGATGCCGATGTTTTCGTCGTTGCCCTGATTGGCGAGCGTGGGCGAGAGGTGACTGAATTCGTTGAATCCCTGAAAAAGTCAAAGCGTAGCGACAACTGTATTCTGGTCTATGCGACGTCTGATTACTCTTCTGTCGATCGCTGTAATGCCGCGCTTGTCGCGTCAACCATCGCAGAGTTTTTCCGTGATCAAGGGAAAAATGTTGTGCTGGTCCTGGATTCCATCACCCGCTATGCACGCGCCCTGCGCGACGTAGCCCTGGCCGCAGGAGAACCGCCAGCGCGGCGCGGGTATCCTGCGTCAGTATTTGAGGCTTTACCCAGAGTACTGGAGCGGCCCGGGTCGACCCAGCGTGGAAGCATTACGGCGTTCTATACCATACTGCTGGAAAACGATGACGACCCCGATCCGATAGCCGAGGAGATTCGCTCTATTCTCGATGGACACATTTATCTGAGTCGGCAACTGGCTGCTAAAAATCATTACCCGGCCATTGATATTTTACGCAGCCTGAGTCGTGTCGCCAGTGAAGTTTGTGAAAAGGAGCATCTGGCATGCGCCGGAGAAATACGACGGATCATGGCAAAAATTGAAGAACTACAAATTTTTGTTGACCTTGGTGAATATAAATCTGGCGAGGATGAACAAAACGACCGGGCCATGTTTAAAAAGGAGGATATTTTCAACTGGCTTAGCCAGCCAGTCAGCGACCATTCTGACTTTACAACAACGTTAAGGGAGATGGAAAGGCTTGCAACATAA
- a CDS encoding EscV/YscV/HrcV family type III secretion system export apparatus protein, translating into MTNILNRLGRHPEMFILVLVVTIIFMLVIPLPTFLVDFLIGFNIVLSLLVFLASFYIDRVLSFSSFPSVLLITTMFRLALSVSTTRLILSEADAGDIINTFGEFVIDGNLIVGFVIFTIVTIVQFLVITKGAERVAEVAARFSLDGMPGKQMSIDGDLRAGTIDAEGASSRRSIVERESQLYGSFDGAMKFIRGDAIAGIIIIFINFIGGIGVGISQHGMDMSTALSTYTMLTIGDGLVSQIPALLIAIGAGFIVTRVNGEKDNMGHTILQQLLGNPTVLVTSSLLALGMGTLPGFPFPVFAILSMTLASLLFYRQWKDKQTAKETKIGADPQPVDVQPAAGDEQLITDVQALTAETIPLMILVPSQHEEWLRNVNFAERILSQFYIDYGISLPDILIRPSASLDQHTAILLINEIKAGEIHIEHDRWLVVSEADGIDMLGIPVNKVGNALWIDSEHRETLIELGYALRSAIDEIYHTLSTILARHINEYFGVQETKAMLDKLEDKYPDLMKEVVRHATIQRISEVLQRLVCERISVRNLKMIMEAIALWAPREKDIILLVEHVRGVMARYICHKFAINNNLRVIMLSHDVEEQIRQGIRMTSSGAFLNLEPQVSEELMDRFSLQMENTTVSHKDIVVLSSVDIRRFLKKFLESKFKGLDVISFGEITDNVAINVLKTI; encoded by the coding sequence ATGACCAATATCTTGAATCGACTTGGACGGCACCCGGAGATGTTTATTCTCGTGTTGGTGGTGACCATCATTTTCATGCTGGTAATTCCGTTGCCGACCTTTCTGGTGGATTTTCTCATTGGTTTCAATATTGTTTTATCGCTATTGGTTTTTCTGGCATCTTTCTATATTGACAGAGTATTAAGTTTTTCATCTTTCCCGTCAGTGTTGCTCATCACGACGATGTTCAGGCTTGCGCTGTCTGTCAGTACTACCAGGCTGATATTAAGCGAAGCCGATGCCGGTGACATCATCAATACGTTCGGCGAATTTGTCATTGACGGCAATCTGATCGTTGGCTTTGTTATCTTCACCATCGTGACGATTGTACAGTTTCTTGTTATCACCAAAGGCGCAGAGCGTGTGGCAGAAGTGGCTGCCCGCTTTTCACTGGACGGTATGCCCGGGAAGCAGATGAGTATCGACGGTGACCTGCGTGCCGGGACAATCGATGCAGAAGGCGCCAGTAGCCGCAGAAGTATTGTGGAAAGGGAAAGCCAACTTTATGGTTCCTTCGACGGCGCGATGAAATTCATCCGCGGCGATGCAATCGCCGGGATCATCATCATCTTTATCAACTTTATTGGTGGGATCGGGGTAGGCATTAGCCAGCATGGAATGGATATGTCTACGGCCCTCTCCACCTATACGATGTTGACCATTGGTGATGGCCTGGTATCACAGATCCCCGCGCTGCTCATCGCTATTGGCGCTGGTTTTATTGTGACCCGCGTCAATGGTGAAAAAGACAACATGGGGCATACCATCCTGCAGCAACTGTTGGGTAACCCTACGGTACTGGTCACCTCGTCGCTGCTGGCTTTAGGTATGGGAACGTTACCCGGATTCCCGTTTCCGGTGTTCGCCATCCTCAGTATGACCTTAGCCTCACTGCTGTTTTACCGGCAATGGAAAGATAAACAAACGGCTAAAGAGACGAAAATCGGTGCGGATCCGCAGCCTGTGGACGTCCAGCCAGCCGCCGGAGATGAACAACTGATCACCGATGTACAGGCACTCACCGCAGAAACGATTCCGTTGATGATCCTGGTGCCGTCTCAGCACGAAGAGTGGCTGCGTAATGTTAATTTTGCCGAAAGAATATTGAGCCAATTTTATATCGATTATGGCATCAGTCTGCCGGATATCCTGATTAGGCCATCGGCATCCCTGGACCAACACACCGCTATTTTGTTGATTAATGAGATAAAAGCCGGTGAGATCCACATCGAACACGACCGCTGGCTGGTTGTGAGTGAAGCCGACGGTATTGATATGCTGGGTATACCGGTTAATAAGGTTGGTAACGCCCTCTGGATAGATTCTGAGCATCGCGAGACGCTGATCGAGCTGGGCTATGCGCTGCGCAGTGCAATTGATGAGATTTATCACACCTTGTCCACTATTCTGGCGCGTCATATTAACGAATATTTCGGCGTTCAGGAAACGAAGGCAATGCTCGACAAGCTAGAGGATAAATATCCCGACCTGATGAAAGAGGTCGTCCGGCACGCCACCATCCAGCGTATTTCCGAGGTGCTGCAACGACTGGTATGTGAACGTATTTCTGTGCGTAATTTGAAAATGATTATGGAGGCCATTGCTTTATGGGCGCCAAGAGAAAAAGATATTATTTTACTTGTTGAACATGTTCGTGGAGTTATGGCACGCTATATTTGTCATAAGTTTGCCATTAATAATAACTTACGGGTTATCATGCTTTCACATGACGTCGAAGAGCAAATCCGCCAGGGTATTCGAATGACATCATCCGGTGCGTTTTTGAATCTCGAACCGCAGGTGTCTGAAGAGTTAATGGACCGCTTCAGTTTGCAAATGGAAAACACAACAGTGTCGCACAAAGATATTGTTGTCCTGTCGTCTGTAGATATTAGGCGCTTTTTGAAGAAGTTCTTAGAAAGTAAATTTAAAGGGTTAGATGTTATCTCTTTCGGTGAGATAACTGACAACGTCGCTATTAATGTCCTGAAGACCATCTAA
- the sctC gene encoding type III secretion system outer membrane ring subunit SctC, whose amino-acid sequence MKYFTFSKRLSAIALSAVLLSSAVYPTSSYSNPTTAGYRASQEGIKGVFDALSSAMRKPVILSKAAERKKVTGNFDFTNPMNTLKDLSDQLGLIWYDNGQAIYVYDASELRNAVVALRNTSFPVVRDFLIQSGVYDQRFPLRADSRNTTFYVSGPPSYVETITSSAKFLDEKSDGFDGRENVAVIPLHNTFVEDRHYKFRNDNIVIPGVATVLSQLLGGSGLGGNVQISPLSEPAAEAPAMPAFPGVLPNRSPAPVVSLETAVKSRPTHAGLSIIADPGTNSVLVRGSAEQVSYVRNIISGLDVSKRHIELSVYIIDLQKEALDQLGVRWSGNVTTGDSFGVAFNGGSSTIDGASFMADVMALSSKNKANVVSRPMVLTQENIPAVFDNNRTFYTRLIGERSVELQNVTYGTSISVLPRFTQAGEIEMMLNVEDGNQMGHEVDSMPEVGRTNISTIARVPRNKSLLIGGYTRDESSTVQGKVPLLGDIPLVGGLFRYSVERQSNMVRVFLIQPREITSPLDKDAHTLAGELRNDLSNPDLHNWMSNYMESTRR is encoded by the coding sequence ATGAAATACTTCACATTTTCTAAACGTTTAAGTGCAATCGCACTGAGTGCTGTTTTACTTAGCAGCGCCGTTTATCCGACGAGTTCCTACTCAAATCCCACTACGGCGGGTTACCGTGCCAGTCAGGAAGGCATAAAAGGCGTTTTTGACGCACTCTCTTCTGCCATGCGTAAACCCGTTATTCTGAGCAAGGCTGCAGAGCGAAAGAAGGTCACTGGCAACTTCGATTTTACGAACCCGATGAATACGCTCAAAGATCTCTCTGACCAACTCGGGCTGATTTGGTATGACAACGGTCAGGCAATCTATGTCTACGACGCGTCAGAACTGCGTAATGCGGTCGTTGCTCTGCGTAATACCTCATTCCCAGTTGTACGGGATTTCCTGATACAGTCAGGGGTATACGATCAACGTTTTCCGCTTCGTGCAGATAGCCGTAACACCACCTTCTATGTCTCCGGACCGCCTTCGTATGTAGAAACCATTACCAGCAGCGCGAAATTTCTGGATGAAAAAAGTGATGGTTTTGATGGCCGGGAAAACGTAGCGGTTATTCCACTGCATAATACGTTCGTCGAAGACCGCCACTATAAATTTCGTAATGACAACATCGTGATCCCAGGCGTGGCAACCGTGTTATCGCAACTGCTTGGCGGTTCTGGCCTTGGTGGGAATGTACAAATTTCACCGCTCTCCGAGCCTGCAGCAGAAGCGCCTGCCATGCCCGCTTTCCCTGGCGTTTTACCGAACCGTTCGCCTGCACCTGTTGTATCACTGGAAACCGCGGTTAAAAGCCGCCCGACTCATGCCGGGCTCTCTATCATTGCCGACCCTGGCACAAACAGCGTTCTGGTAAGAGGCAGTGCGGAACAAGTTTCCTACGTGCGTAACATCATCAGCGGTCTGGACGTCTCGAAGCGACATATTGAGCTGTCAGTTTATATTATCGACCTGCAGAAAGAGGCGCTGGATCAGTTAGGGGTACGCTGGTCCGGGAATGTGACAACAGGCGACAGCTTTGGTGTCGCGTTTAACGGCGGTAGCAGCACGATTGATGGCGCCAGCTTTATGGCTGATGTCATGGCATTGAGCTCCAAAAATAAAGCCAATGTTGTTTCACGTCCTATGGTGCTTACTCAGGAAAATATTCCTGCGGTCTTCGATAATAACCGAACGTTTTATACCAGACTGATTGGCGAGCGCAGCGTTGAATTACAGAATGTGACCTATGGTACCTCTATTAGCGTTTTACCTCGTTTTACCCAGGCGGGCGAAATCGAAATGATGTTAAACGTTGAAGATGGTAATCAGATGGGGCACGAGGTTGATTCCATGCCAGAGGTAGGCCGTACCAACATTAGCACTATCGCCCGTGTGCCGCGTAACAAAAGTTTGCTGATCGGGGGATATACCCGAGATGAAAGCTCAACGGTACAAGGTAAGGTGCCTTTGCTCGGTGATATTCCATTGGTAGGCGGTCTTTTCCGGTATTCAGTAGAGCGACAGTCAAATATGGTTCGCGTATTTCTTATTCAGCCCCGGGAAATTACATCCCCGCTGGATAAAGACGCCCACACTCTGGCTGGTGAATTAAGAAATGATTTATCTAACCCGGATCTGCATAACTGGATGTCTAATTACATGGAGAGTACCAGACGATGA
- a CDS encoding CesT family type III secretion system chaperone, whose product MNIDIAAVLRQSLLLSGVNEKLLEDFDGHSTISLDFEDDVSICIDVIDEDVWIWNGVADENANLVSQRGALLLEKLMQGCAFARGGQLMLSTQDGEIVLKGMIHPEFLQSPERFIEALNEFYASVKDMRKSLQ is encoded by the coding sequence ATGAATATCGATATCGCCGCAGTGCTCCGTCAGTCTTTACTTCTCTCAGGGGTGAATGAAAAATTACTTGAAGATTTCGATGGTCACTCCACCATCTCCCTCGATTTTGAAGATGACGTCAGCATTTGTATTGACGTTATTGATGAGGATGTCTGGATCTGGAATGGTGTGGCCGATGAGAACGCTAATTTAGTGTCACAGCGGGGCGCACTGCTGCTGGAAAAATTAATGCAGGGTTGTGCGTTTGCCCGGGGTGGGCAACTGATGCTATCAACTCAGGATGGTGAAATTGTCCTGAAGGGCATGATCCATCCGGAATTCCTGCAAAGCCCGGAACGCTTCATTGAGGCGCTTAACGAATTTTACGCGTCCGTGAAGGACATGCGTAAGAGTTTGCAGTAA
- the sctW gene encoding type III secretion system gatekeeper subunit SctW, with the protein MINVNANTFALNANIQRRERMLAEKENNVDKANRRQSLESSDQSEIENEGQSGRQQRMLMSPEEMSSSMSKLINRRNNEKKAGASEESDYDRVLDDEAPPKAQEIVSIVKSPYGRNFQALLKQIRSLFPDDSDLVLILRELIKNKELEEIERKRLKKILAQVEKKANPKKLKAGINVGLKARIFSRTLAIKPQLLRESYRQYLESDCAEVITYQEWVTIYGAQSRNIIIEFMEQALFTDINALDPSCSSIEFGELLSRMTQIKLFRSAECAFLGPLMKSELVNSVNNQEAAWLMFMLAIIQDPLSIEDCLADISGGGLVLNDNRQYLTLLQLIYRAFKTIPPRFFIEADDRDILDDEFRRCTDEAYSAKQHFQP; encoded by the coding sequence ATGATTAATGTCAATGCGAATACCTTTGCCCTGAACGCAAATATTCAACGGCGTGAAAGAATGTTAGCTGAGAAGGAAAACAACGTTGACAAGGCTAACCGCAGACAATCTCTTGAGTCCAGCGATCAGTCAGAGATCGAGAACGAGGGCCAATCTGGCAGACAGCAGCGTATGCTGATGTCGCCCGAAGAGATGTCCTCCTCGATGAGCAAGCTTATCAACAGACGCAATAATGAAAAGAAAGCAGGCGCCAGCGAAGAGAGTGACTATGACAGAGTGCTGGATGATGAAGCCCCTCCGAAGGCACAGGAGATCGTCAGCATTGTAAAAAGTCCTTATGGTCGCAACTTCCAGGCTTTGCTTAAACAGATCCGGTCGCTATTTCCTGATGACAGCGATCTGGTATTAATACTGCGAGAACTGATCAAAAATAAAGAACTTGAGGAAATTGAGCGCAAACGTCTCAAAAAAATTCTGGCCCAGGTGGAAAAAAAGGCCAATCCCAAAAAGCTCAAAGCAGGGATTAACGTAGGTCTCAAGGCACGGATTTTTTCGCGAACGCTGGCGATCAAACCACAGTTATTGCGTGAAAGTTACCGACAATATTTAGAAAGCGATTGTGCAGAAGTTATCACTTATCAAGAGTGGGTGACAATTTACGGTGCGCAGAGCCGGAACATTATCATTGAATTTATGGAACAAGCGCTTTTTACCGATATCAATGCTCTGGACCCAAGCTGCAGCAGTATTGAGTTCGGCGAACTGCTGAGCAGGATGACGCAAATAAAACTATTTCGAAGCGCTGAGTGTGCTTTCCTCGGCCCGTTGATGAAAAGTGAGCTGGTTAACTCAGTTAATAATCAGGAAGCAGCGTGGCTTATGTTTATGCTAGCGATCATCCAGGACCCTCTTTCGATTGAGGATTGTCTGGCTGATATTTCAGGGGGAGGGCTGGTTCTCAATGATAATCGCCAGTATTTGACGTTGCTTCAGCTGATATATAGGGCGTTTAAAACGATTCCGCCGCGTTTCTTTATCGAAGCCGATGACCGGGACATACTGGATGACGAATTCAGACGCTGTACCGATGAGGCTTACAGTGCGAAGCAGCACTTCCAGCCGTGA
- a CDS encoding helix-turn-helix domain-containing protein has product MNDLIDYRLASSGTTIDVVNTELWLLTTNIPEGGLTLQKKSEIEYLELLPEQYSVVAISSGTACAVTGDVYYKKIDFRSLAKLQAFIDSSKRSAQIFTPGISWAALPVDKDFDITSKALEYWFIRMSVESNNDFMRFSSVLKNTEWYQLVYFLLEMSNLDSNEKLSDMSARYGVSVSHFRRLCRTALGNSTKVELRDWRLSRAIVELMGEKKNITEIAMKHGYSSLSHFSNEVKTEFGVSPRELKKNLTRKVIR; this is encoded by the coding sequence ATGAATGACTTAATTGATTACCGCCTCGCATCATCGGGAACGACCATTGATGTGGTAAACACTGAATTGTGGCTGTTAACCACTAACATCCCGGAGGGTGGGTTAACGTTACAAAAGAAAAGTGAAATTGAATATCTTGAATTATTGCCAGAGCAATATAGTGTTGTGGCAATATCGTCAGGGACGGCATGCGCAGTTACAGGGGATGTTTATTATAAGAAAATAGATTTCAGGAGTCTGGCTAAGCTACAAGCATTTATTGATTCGTCGAAGCGTAGCGCGCAGATTTTTACGCCTGGAATATCATGGGCAGCATTGCCTGTAGATAAGGATTTCGACATAACCAGTAAAGCGCTGGAATACTGGTTTATCAGGATGAGCGTCGAATCAAACAATGATTTCATGCGCTTTTCCAGTGTGTTAAAAAATACGGAGTGGTATCAGTTAGTTTATTTTCTCCTTGAAATGTCTAACCTGGACAGTAATGAAAAGCTGAGTGACATGAGTGCGCGATACGGTGTCTCTGTGTCACATTTCAGACGTCTTTGCAGAACTGCGCTGGGTAATTCGACCAAAGTCGAACTTCGAGACTGGCGGCTCTCCAGAGCGATAGTAGAGCTGATGGGCGAGAAAAAAAACATTACTGAAATTGCGATGAAGCATGGTTATTCATCACTCTCTCATTTTTCTAACGAGGTGAAAACGGAATTTGGTGTATCGCCAAGGGAGCTGAAAAAGAACCTTACTCGAAAGGTAATTAGATGA